Part of the Terrisporobacter glycolicus ATCC 14880 = DSM 1288 genome is shown below.
ATTAGAAATAATTGCAAAGAATATAATAAATATTTTAAGGTTAAAGAAAATAATAATAAAATTGCATATGCAGGGAAAGCTTTTTTACCTAAATATATGTGCAATCTAATAGATGAAGAAGGATTATATTTAGATGTTGTTTCTGGCGGAGAATTATTTACAGCTTATAAATCTAATTTTCCTATGGAGAAAATATTATTTCATGGAAATAACAAAACAATAGATGAGATTAGAATGGGTGTTGAGTTAGGTGTAGGAGTGTTTGTAGTAGATAATTTCTATGAATTAGATATATTAGAAAAGCTTTGTAAAGAAAAAAATATGATACAAGACATATTTTATAGAGTAACTCCTGGTATCGATGCGCATACTCACAAATATATTAGAACAGGTCAAATAGACTCTAAATTTGGTTTTGCATTGACAAATGGTGATTTTTATATGGCAGTAGAAAGATTAAAAGAATATAAAAATGTAAAATTAATTGGTATTCATGCTCATATTGGTTCGCAAATATTTGAGGTAGAACCTTATGAAGAAGAAGTTGATGTTATGTTTAACTTGGTAAAAAAATTAAAATATGAATATGATATAGAAATAAAAGAGATAGACTTTGGTGGTGGTATAGGTGTTTACTATACTAAGGAAGATAAGCCTAGAAGTATTAAAGAATTTTGCGAGAAAATTATAAATAAATGCAATGAAAAATGCAAAGAATTAAATATGAAGATGCCTACTCTTATATTAGAACCAGGTAGATCTTTAGTTGCAAATGCTGGAAGTACTTTATATTCTATTGGATCAATTAAAAATATTAAGGATGTAAGAACTTATGTAAGTGTAGATGGTGGGATGACTGATAATATAAGACCTTCTTTATACCAAGCAGGGTATGAATGTGCTATTGTAAATAAAATGAATAATGAAAAATCTGAACATAAGGTAACTATTGCTGGAAAATGTTGTGAAAGTGGAGATATTTTAATATCAAATACTAGTATATTAAATATCGAAAGTGAAGATGTATTAATAACAACGTCTACAGGAGCTTACGGATACTCTATGGCATCAAACTATAATAAAATACCTAAAAATCCAGTTGTATTTGTAAATAAAGGTAACGATAAATTAATATGTAAAAGACAAAGTTA
Proteins encoded:
- the lysA gene encoding diaminopimelate decarboxylase, giving the protein MKLHGTMEIKDSNLYIGGVSALDLAKKYETPLYVFDEELIRNNCKEYNKYFKVKENNNKIAYAGKAFLPKYMCNLIDEEGLYLDVVSGGELFTAYKSNFPMEKILFHGNNKTIDEIRMGVELGVGVFVVDNFYELDILEKLCKEKNMIQDIFYRVTPGIDAHTHKYIRTGQIDSKFGFALTNGDFYMAVERLKEYKNVKLIGIHAHIGSQIFEVEPYEEEVDVMFNLVKKLKYEYDIEIKEIDFGGGIGVYYTKEDKPRSIKEFCEKIINKCNEKCKELNMKMPTLILEPGRSLVANAGSTLYSIGSIKNIKDVRTYVSVDGGMTDNIRPSLYQAGYECAIVNKMNNEKSEHKVTIAGKCCESGDILISNTSILNIESEDVLITTSTGAYGYSMASNYNKIPKNPVVFVNKGNDKLICKRQSYEDLLSLEL